One Echeneis naucrates chromosome 16, fEcheNa1.1, whole genome shotgun sequence DNA window includes the following coding sequences:
- the rhcgb gene encoding ammonium transporter Rh type C-like 2 isoform X2, with protein MGCVQSFRDLCDREKNTNVRISLPAVCFVWQIAMIILFGVFIRYNEESSPFWIEHRKANNISSDIENDFYFRYPSFQDVHVMIFVGFGFLMTFLKRYSFGGVGFNFLIAAFGLQWALLMQGWFHSLDYSDGKIKIGVENLINADFCVAGCLIAYGAVLGKVSPVQLMVLTLFGITLFAVEEYIILNLIHARDAGGSMVIHTFGGYYGLSISWMLYRPNLSQSNRLQGSVYHSDVFAMIGTLFLWMFWPSFNSAITDHGDGQHRAAINTYLALASTVLTTVAISSLFQKHGKLDMVHIQNSTLAGGVAVGTAAEFMLMPYGSLIVGFCCGIISTLGYIYITPFMEKHLKIQDTCGIHNLHAMPGVIGGVVGAITAAAASEAVYGHEGLINTFDFEDAFKNMTPTRQGGHQAAGLCVAICFGVGGGIIVGCILRLPIWGDPADDNCFDDEPYWELPDDEESIPPVLQYNNHMRNKDVVESNFSMDQSDSRPRV; from the exons ATGGGCTGTGTTCAAAGCTTCAGGGATTTGTGTGACCGGGAAAAAAATACTAATGTTCGCATCAGTCTTCCAGCAGTTTGCTTTGTTTGGCAAATAGCAATGATCATCTTGTTTGGGGTATTTATTCGATACAATGAAGAATCAAGTCCATTCTGGATAGAGCACAGAAAAGCTAACAATATATCAAGTGACATTGAGAATGACTTCTACTTCAGATATCCAA GTTTTCAGGATGTCCATGTGATGATCTTTGTTGGATTTGGCTTCCTCATGACATTTCTCAAGAGGTACAGCTTCGGTGGGGTGGGATTCAACTTCCTCATTGCAGCCTTTGGCCTCCAATGGGCACTGCTGATGCAAGGCTGGTTCCACTCCCTGGATTACAGCGATGGAAAGATCAAAATTGGAGTTGAAAA CCTGATCAATGCTGACTTCTGCGTGGCGGGCTGTTTAATTGCCTACGGGGCGGTTCTGGGTAAAGTCAGTCCAGTCCAACTCATGGTTCTGACACTCTTTGGGATAACGTTGTTTGCTGTGGAGGAATATATCATTCTGAACCTCATACAT GCCAGAGATGCTGGAGGCTCGATGGTGATCCACACATTTGGAGGTTATTATGGTCTTTCTATCTCATGGATGCTCTATAGGCCAAATCTGAGCCAGAGCAACCGTCTCCAAGGCTCCGTCTATCACTCAGATGTCTTTGCTATGATTG GCACCCTCTTCCTGTGGATGTTCTGGCCCAGCTTCAACTCAGCCATCACAGACCACGGCGATGGGCAGCACAGAGCAGCCATCAACACCTACCTGGCTTTGGCCTCGACTGTGCTCACCACTGTGGCCATCTCCAGCCTCTTCCAGAAGCATGGAAAGCTAGATATG GTTCACATCCAGAACTCCACTCTGGCCGGAGGTGTTGCAGTGGGAACAGCAGCGGAGTTCATGCTGATGCCCTACGGATCTCTGATTGTTGGATTCTGCTGTGGTATAATTTCCACACTGGGATACATCTACATCACG CCGTTCATGGAAAAGCACCTAAAGATCCAAGACACATGCGGGATCCATAACCTCCATGCCATGCCAGGAGTCATAGGAGGAGTAGTGGGAGCCATTACTGCCGCAGCTGCGTCAGAAGCAGTATATGGCCATGAAGG gcTGATTAACACTTTTGACTTTGAGgatgcttttaaaaacatgacacCGACCCGACAGGGAGGTCACCAGGCTGCAGGCCTCTGCGTGGCTATCTGCTTTGGTGTAGGCGGAGGCATCATTGTTG GTTGTATCTTAAGGCTACCTATCTGGGGAGATCCTGCAGATGACAATTGCTTTGATGATGAGCCCTACTGGGAg CTTCCTGATGATGAAGAGAGCATCCCGCCAGTCCTGCAGTACAACAACCACATGCGGAACAAGGATGT agtGGAGTCAAATTTCAGCATGGATCAAAGTGATTCTAGGCCTCGAGTCTGA
- the gdpgp1 gene encoding GDP-D-glucose phosphorylase 1 — MSKLKASPADPPMPLQFVYSHQDFVTDVWRSSESNPETTSGPTMFDKTIQAGWRDRMERGLFRYRLGNLQTRILPGSHGYVAQLNIQRGVERRKPQEILSIQQEFNAKEFNFNKVNPEEITFEMIKDTEKDSGLSDSEQLLQPSRMVVLVNVSPLEFGHSLFVPEPLRCLPQVLTKFAIQVGIESVLLSSNPGFRVGFNSLGALASVNHLHLHGYYLDQALKIESVPVKPLLPEKGFYRFLDFPAGFLFYTESEKVEKVAQAICKVTDFLVDCNIAHNLFMTRGIPPIDHTQNETNLSSRKGVRVAVWPRISCFGAKEESAFNVALCELAGHLPFKNKKDYDLATEKDVIDIIQKYVLLDEEFHSLEQQLTHHLLDL, encoded by the exons ATGTCAAAATTAAAAG CATCACCAGCAGATCCACCCATGCCGCTCCAGTTTGTGTATTCCCACCAGGACTTTGTCACAGATGTGTGGCGGTCGAGTGAAAGCAATCCTGAGACGACATCGGGGCCAACGATGTTTGACAAGACAATCCAAGCTGGCTGGAGAGACCGGATGGAGAGGGGGCTCTTTCGCTATCGACTGGGTAATTTACAAACACGCATCCTGCCAGGTTCGCATGGCTATGTGGCCCAGTTGAATATTCAAAGAGGAGTAGAGAGAAGGAAGCCTCAGGAGATACTAAGCATTCAGCAAGAATTCAACGCCAAAGAGTTTAACTTTAACAAAGTCAATCCAGAGGAAATCACATTTGAGATGATAAAGGACACAGAGAAGGACTCAGGTTTGAGTGACAGCGAACAGTTGCTTCAACCCAGCAGGATGGTTGTGCTGGTCAATGTGAGTCCTTTGGAGTTTGGACATAGTCTCTTTGTTCCAGAGCCATTACGTTGTTTACCACAGGTCCTGACAAAGTTCGCCATCCAGGTTGGCATCGAATCTGTGCTTCTGAGCTCCAATCCTGGATTTCGTGTTGGGTTCAACAGTTTAGGAGCACTTGCGTCAGTCAATCATTTACATCTACATGGCTATTATCTGGACCAAGCACTCAAGATAGAATCTGTGCCCGTCAAGCCATTGCTACCTGAAAAGGGATTTTATCGCTTCTTGGATTTTCCTGCTGGATTCTTGTTTTACACAGAATCAGAAAAGGTGGAGAAAGTAGCACAAGCCATATGCAAGGTGACAGACTTTCTTGTGGATTGCAACATTGCCCACAACTTGTTCATGACGAGAGGAATCCCACCCATTGATCACACACAGAACGAGACGAATCTCAGCTCGAGAAAAGGCGTCCGTGTTGCTGTGTGGCCTAGAATATCCTGTTTTGGTGCCAAAGAGGAGTCTGCCTTCAACGTTGCTCTCTGTGAGCTGGCTGGACATCTACCATTCAAGAACAAGAAGGACTATGATCTCGCTACTGAAAAAGATGTAATAGATATAATTCAGAAGTATGTTCTGCTTGATGAGGAGTTTCACAGTTTAGAACAGCAGCTTACTCATCATTTACTGGATTTATAA